One window of the Novosphingobium sp. KACC 22771 genome contains the following:
- a CDS encoding PQQ-dependent sugar dehydrogenase yields MRTYPKSVLCALALSIAAPPAAAADGPEVSVPARLSGAGPFLFQTAEQSRVKVEVVARGLVNGYSLAFLPNGDALVVERGARLRLLRNATGPRPTLAPRPIAGIPDYSHTPHLDPSDVLGLQDVALDPDFAVNHLIYLTLNRPFGLDASSGRITAATVLARARLDGSRLVDITDLVVGEAKVAVGGSRILPGRHGDLFVSVGALSEGDIQSAQRTDTIYGKVLRVMRDGRIPADNPFVGVKGARAEIWTYGHRDPLGLAFAPQTGQIIASEHGPQGGDELNILSAGRNYGWPNATYGTQYGGSPLPAAPVPPDTQGPTLIWSPSIAPAGIAFYTGAKLRGWRNNLFIASARRGQINGTGALIRVVFNEKLEEIRQEVLFDRLHQRFKDVRQGPDGLLYALTDEPNSVVLRIGPASR; encoded by the coding sequence ATGAGAACTTATCCAAAGAGCGTGCTATGCGCATTGGCGCTGTCCATCGCGGCGCCCCCTGCAGCCGCCGCGGATGGGCCGGAGGTGAGCGTCCCTGCCCGCCTGTCGGGCGCCGGGCCATTCCTGTTCCAGACTGCCGAACAAAGCCGCGTCAAGGTCGAGGTCGTCGCGCGGGGTCTGGTCAATGGTTACAGTCTGGCCTTTCTTCCCAATGGTGATGCGCTGGTGGTGGAGCGCGGCGCAAGATTGCGCCTGCTGCGCAACGCCACCGGGCCGCGACCGACGCTGGCGCCAAGACCGATCGCGGGCATCCCCGACTACAGCCATACGCCCCATCTCGATCCATCCGATGTATTGGGTCTTCAGGATGTGGCCCTTGATCCCGATTTTGCCGTCAATCATCTGATCTATCTTACTCTTAACCGTCCCTTCGGGCTGGATGCATCCAGCGGCCGGATCACCGCTGCCACCGTTCTGGCGCGCGCGCGGCTGGACGGTTCGCGGCTGGTGGACATCACCGACCTTGTGGTGGGCGAGGCAAAGGTGGCCGTGGGCGGATCGCGCATCCTGCCCGGACGCCATGGTGATCTCTTCGTCTCGGTCGGCGCGCTGAGCGAGGGTGACATTCAGTCTGCCCAGCGCACCGACACCATCTATGGCAAAGTGCTGCGCGTGATGCGCGACGGGCGGATCCCGGCCGACAATCCCTTTGTCGGCGTCAAAGGGGCAAGGGCCGAAATCTGGACCTATGGCCACCGCGATCCGCTGGGCCTCGCCTTTGCGCCCCAGACCGGGCAGATCATCGCCTCGGAACACGGGCCACAGGGAGGAGACGAATTGAACATCCTGTCGGCGGGGCGCAATTACGGCTGGCCCAATGCCACGTACGGCACCCAATATGGCGGCTCGCCGTTGCCCGCTGCGCCTGTGCCGCCCGACACACAGGGGCCAACGCTCATCTGGTCGCCCTCCATCGCGCCAGCCGGCATTGCCTTTTATACGGGCGCGAAATTGCGGGGCTGGCGCAACAATCTGTTCATTGCCAGCGCCCGGCGCGGCCAGATCAACGGAACGGGCGCGCTCATCCGTGTCGTTTTCAACGAAAAGCTTGAGGAAATCCGTCAGGAAGTCCTGTTCGACCGCCTGCATCAGCGCTTCAAGGATGTGCGCCAAGGCCCTGATGGGCTGCTCTACGCCTTGACCGACGAGCCCAACTCTGTGGTTTTGCGTATCGGCCCTGCGTCGCGGTAG
- a CDS encoding APC family permease: protein MTNSDHDATDEGGLFSGILGTGDIIFMILACAAPMGVLAGIVPLAFAFGNGAGVPGTQLGMSIVMLLFAVGYVRIIPHVRNAGAFYAYIAASLNKEAGIAAAYTAVVAYICAAASVLGAMSYFAADLFAALTGIVTSWVVWAVLSVAVIAWLGYHRITMAAKVLIVALLLEVGLIAVIDILILWDRGWTGLDFSSFSPRAVFAPGLGIAVIYAINGCIGFEATAIYQEEAVNRAVTIPRATYGAVLVLGSFYVLSSWCLVLAVSPDKIKAVAGVDPGHLVANVAFCQLGQFGRDALNLLTISSLFAAALGFFNNISRYFFALSRDGLIPAPLGRVHRLHGSPYLACLLLALLLVIIMGFFALAGLDPLLSLATSLSSMGAVGLEILLTTTSLTIPLFFARRGEYSWGKTAAPLAAGLIIAAATWLSLANYPTLTGTTLPVINRLPLLFIAIAALGLGHGIYLRRMRPAAYARVGSSHVEG, encoded by the coding sequence ATGACCAATTCCGACCATGATGCCACCGACGAGGGTGGTCTGTTTTCCGGCATTCTGGGCACCGGCGACATCATTTTCATGATACTGGCCTGTGCCGCCCCGATGGGCGTTCTGGCCGGAATTGTGCCGCTGGCCTTTGCTTTCGGCAATGGTGCGGGGGTGCCGGGCACCCAGCTTGGCATGAGCATTGTGATGCTGCTGTTTGCGGTGGGCTATGTGCGGATCATCCCGCATGTGCGCAACGCAGGGGCGTTTTACGCCTATATCGCGGCCAGCCTGAACAAGGAGGCGGGCATTGCGGCGGCCTATACGGCGGTGGTGGCGTATATCTGTGCGGCGGCCTCGGTGCTGGGCGCGATGAGCTATTTTGCCGCCGATCTGTTTGCCGCCCTGACCGGAATTGTCACAAGCTGGGTGGTCTGGGCCGTGCTCAGTGTCGCGGTCATCGCCTGGCTGGGCTATCATCGGATCACGATGGCGGCCAAGGTGCTGATCGTGGCGCTGTTGCTGGAGGTGGGGCTGATCGCGGTGATCGACATCCTGATCCTGTGGGATCGCGGATGGACCGGGCTTGATTTCAGCAGTTTTTCGCCCCGTGCCGTTTTCGCGCCGGGTCTTGGCATTGCGGTGATCTATGCCATCAACGGCTGCATCGGCTTTGAGGCGACGGCCATCTATCAGGAAGAGGCCGTCAACCGCGCCGTCACCATTCCGCGCGCCACCTATGGCGCGGTGCTGGTGCTGGGCAGCTTTTATGTGCTGTCCTCATGGTGTCTGGTGCTGGCGGTGTCGCCGGACAAGATCAAAGCTGTGGCCGGGGTCGATCCGGGGCATCTGGTCGCGAATGTGGCGTTCTGTCAACTTGGCCAATTCGGGCGCGATGCGCTTAACCTGCTGACGATCTCCAGCCTGTTTGCTGCTGCTCTCGGCTTCTTCAACAATATTTCGCGTTATTTCTTTGCCCTGTCGCGCGACGGGCTTATTCCCGCGCCGCTGGGCCGGGTGCATCGCCTGCATGGGTCGCCCTATCTTGCCTGCCTGCTGCTGGCTTTGCTGCTGGTCATCATCATGGGATTTTTCGCGCTGGCCGGGCTTGATCCCTTGCTCAGTTTGGCCACCAGCCTTTCCTCGATGGGGGCGGTGGGGCTGGAGATCCTGCTGACGACCACGTCCCTGACCATTCCACTCTTCTTTGCCCGGCGCGGCGAGTATTCCTGGGGCAAGACCGCCGCCCCGCTGGCTGCCGGTTTGATTATTGCGGCGGCGACATGGCTGTCGCTGGCCAATTATCCCACCCTGACGGGCACCACCTTGCCGGTCATCAACCGCCTGCCCTTGCTCTTTATCGCCATTGCGGCCTTGGGCTTGGGGCATGGCATCTATCTGCGCCGAATGCGCCCTGCGGCCTATGCGCGCGTGGGTTCGTCCCACGTCGAGGGCTAG
- a CDS encoding PepSY-associated TM helix domain-containing protein has product MAAPSPLRSACLTLHRYIGLVLGLFLIVIAATGSAIAFYQDLERKLNAPMRIVKPRPQGWTLNEALHIRARLEAQDPHSSVFSLQLPQRSDEALFARVMPAIDPRSGTEFALDYDELFANPYTGERLGQRRIGAATLDWQGLPSFLYYLHYALFLPFGAGILLIGLLGMVWLAESVTGFWLTLPARPNRGRKNALARPFRQRWASAWKIECKGNTNRLLLDLHRAPGLWLWPLLAIFAITGFALNLGGPYARAVQRIAPYEHFQEAPPRPPLSQPLVNPPIDWFKAAELGQRYFTQEARREGFTLGKPAAIEYRRDLGLYFFLMHTSRDLLDAQGRPTETDSPATAATIAIDARDGRFLALQLPTGQRAANTLTNWLIALHVTAVGGRVWQVAVACFGLVVVLGCVTGMWLWWRRRGLR; this is encoded by the coding sequence GTGGCCGCTCCATCGCCGCTCCGATCCGCATGCCTGACACTGCACCGATACATCGGTCTGGTGCTTGGGCTGTTTCTTATCGTGATCGCGGCGACGGGCAGCGCCATTGCCTTTTACCAGGATCTGGAGCGCAAGCTCAACGCGCCCATGCGGATTGTGAAACCCCGGCCGCAGGGGTGGACATTGAACGAAGCCTTGCACATCCGCGCCCGATTGGAAGCACAGGATCCGCACAGCAGCGTGTTCTCGCTGCAATTGCCGCAACGGTCGGATGAGGCTCTGTTTGCCCGCGTCATGCCCGCGATTGATCCGCGCAGCGGCACAGAGTTTGCGCTGGACTACGATGAATTATTTGCCAATCCCTATACCGGCGAAAGATTGGGCCAACGCCGCATCGGCGCTGCCACGCTCGATTGGCAAGGGCTGCCCAGCTTTCTCTATTACCTTCATTACGCGTTATTTTTGCCCTTTGGCGCGGGCATACTGCTGATCGGCCTGCTGGGTATGGTATGGCTGGCCGAAAGCGTAACCGGCTTTTGGCTGACCCTGCCCGCGCGGCCGAACAGAGGCAGGAAAAATGCGCTTGCTCGCCCCTTTCGCCAGCGTTGGGCCAGCGCGTGGAAAATCGAATGCAAAGGTAACACCAATCGCCTGCTGCTCGATCTGCACCGGGCGCCCGGCCTGTGGCTCTGGCCCCTGCTGGCCATTTTTGCCATCACCGGCTTTGCGCTCAATCTGGGCGGACCCTATGCCCGCGCGGTCCAACGGATCGCCCCCTATGAACATTTTCAGGAAGCGCCGCCGCGGCCGCCCCTGTCGCAGCCCTTGGTCAATCCGCCAATCGACTGGTTCAAGGCCGCCGAACTGGGTCAGCGCTATTTTACCCAAGAGGCCCGGCGCGAGGGATTTACGCTCGGCAAACCGGCCGCCATCGAATATCGGCGCGATCTGGGCTTGTATTTCTTTCTGATGCACACCTCGCGCGATCTGCTCGACGCACAGGGCCGCCCCACAGAAACCGACTCCCCTGCAACGGCGGCCACCATCGCGATTGACGCGCGCGACGGCCGCTTCCTCGCACTGCAACTTCCAACCGGACAACGGGCCGCAAACACGCTGACCAACTGGTTGATTGCCCTGCATGTAACGGCAGTCGGCGGGCGCGTCTGGCAAGTGGCGGTAGCCTGCTTTGGGCTGGTGGTGGTGCTGGGCTGTGTCACCGGCATGTGGCTGTGGTGGCGCCGAAGAGGCCTGCGATGA
- a CDS encoding TonB-dependent receptor, with protein MTGTPAMAGDGTTKPDNSNEIIVTAQKREERLKDVPVPVSAIGGNALLAVNQTRAQDFFSSMPGVNLQFVNNRAQLAIRGITTGPATGNPAVGFTIDDVPYGSSTGQGGLFGAAPDIDPSELARIEVLRGPQGTLYGASSIGGLVKYVTVAPDTRAFSGSVGGGLNMVNYGGQSLGYNARAALNIPLSQDTAIRASVFTRRDAGYIDNIRTGRDNVNSSNVTGGRLSALWKPSSSFSLRLSALYQVRDLNGSPSVDSRTGAPFQQTDQIGAGPSHSEVQMYNATIKARLGEVDLTSVTAFSRNGNSDRIDFTASPLTLAVFPLVYPAAPDFGHVMMTGYSVDKVSHETRLSGTLAQSFDWIAGGFYTREKAKYTIDSAATNPLNGAIYGYPVVWRDNATYEEFAGFANITARLSERFDVQLGGRWSRNTQSMIHREWTMLAPDPAPAAHRETNPQASGNAFTFQVSPRFKPTPDHMIYGRVASGYRPGGPNAGCNTDPAEPVPCQFKPDRTINYELGAKGDLLNRALSYDISLFTIDWRDIQVTQVSALGTFTYNSNGGKARSRGFEISLEARPTDRLTAKMWWSYVDATLRQGFSSAVLYAAPGDRLPYSSEHSGRFSLDYEAPLREGMKARLGLSATYVGDRKGEFAPSQAEAPLRQTYPGYVQFDINGGLSFGPWNVNAFVQNLTDRRGLIGGGYYNQTNFNRYWFNLIAPRTVGLSLDYSF; from the coding sequence ATGACGGGTACTCCTGCAATGGCGGGCGATGGCACGACCAAGCCGGACAATTCCAACGAGATCATCGTGACCGCGCAAAAGCGCGAAGAGCGCCTCAAGGATGTGCCGGTTCCCGTATCGGCCATCGGCGGCAATGCCTTGTTGGCGGTCAACCAGACCCGCGCGCAGGATTTCTTTTCCAGCATGCCGGGCGTCAATCTGCAATTCGTCAACAACCGGGCCCAATTGGCCATTCGCGGTATTACCACCGGCCCTGCCACCGGCAATCCGGCGGTCGGCTTTACCATTGATGATGTGCCCTACGGCTCGTCCACCGGTCAGGGCGGCCTGTTTGGCGCAGCGCCCGATATCGACCCTTCGGAACTTGCCCGGATCGAGGTTCTGCGCGGCCCGCAAGGCACGCTCTATGGCGCCAGCAGCATTGGCGGTCTGGTCAAATATGTGACCGTGGCGCCTGACACGCGCGCCTTTTCGGGCAGCGTGGGCGGCGGCCTCAACATGGTCAACTATGGCGGCCAGTCGCTTGGCTATAATGCCCGCGCCGCGCTCAACATCCCGTTGAGCCAGGACACCGCCATCCGGGCCAGCGTGTTCACGCGCCGCGATGCCGGTTATATCGACAATATCCGCACCGGCCGCGATAATGTGAATTCGTCAAACGTGACCGGCGGGCGCCTGTCGGCTTTGTGGAAACCTTCCTCATCCTTCTCCCTGCGGCTGAGCGCGCTTTATCAGGTGCGCGACCTCAATGGCTCGCCCTCGGTGGACAGCCGCACCGGCGCGCCCTTTCAGCAGACCGACCAGATCGGCGCCGGGCCCAGCCATTCCGAAGTGCAGATGTACAATGCCACCATCAAGGCGCGCCTTGGTGAGGTGGATCTGACCTCGGTGACCGCGTTTTCGCGCAACGGCAATTCGGACCGCATCGATTTTACCGCCTCGCCGCTCACCCTCGCGGTGTTTCCGCTGGTCTATCCCGCCGCGCCCGATTTCGGCCATGTGATGATGACGGGCTACAGCGTGGACAAGGTCTCGCATGAAACGCGGCTGTCGGGCACGCTGGCGCAATCCTTCGACTGGATCGCAGGCGGATTCTATACGCGGGAAAAGGCGAAATACACGATCGATTCCGCCGCCACCAATCCGCTCAACGGCGCGATCTACGGCTATCCTGTGGTCTGGCGCGATAACGCAACCTATGAGGAATTTGCCGGTTTTGCCAATATCACCGCGCGGTTGAGCGAAAGGTTCGATGTGCAATTGGGCGGGCGGTGGAGCCGCAACACCCAATCCATGATCCACCGCGAATGGACGATGCTGGCGCCCGACCCGGCCCCGGCCGCCCATCGCGAAACCAACCCGCAGGCCAGCGGCAATGCCTTCACCTTTCAGGTTTCACCCCGGTTCAAGCCTACGCCCGATCACATGATCTATGGCCGCGTGGCCTCGGGCTATCGCCCCGGCGGCCCCAATGCCGGGTGCAACACCGATCCCGCCGAGCCGGTTCCCTGTCAGTTCAAGCCTGACCGCACGATCAATTATGAATTGGGCGCCAAGGGGGATCTGCTGAACCGAGCCTTGTCGTATGACATCTCTCTGTTTACCATCGACTGGCGCGATATTCAGGTAACGCAGGTTTCGGCCCTTGGCACGTTCACCTATAATTCCAATGGCGGAAAAGCGCGCAGCCGTGGTTTCGAAATTTCCCTTGAGGCGCGACCAACAGACCGGCTGACGGCCAAAATGTGGTGGTCCTATGTCGACGCCACGCTGCGTCAGGGCTTTTCCTCGGCGGTCCTCTATGCCGCGCCGGGAGATCGCTTGCCCTATTCCAGTGAACATTCAGGCCGCTTCTCTCTAGATTACGAGGCTCCGCTGCGCGAGGGCATGAAGGCACGGCTGGGCCTGTCGGCCACCTATGTCGGCGACCGCAAGGGCGAATTCGCGCCCAGTCAGGCCGAAGCGCCCCTGCGTCAGACCTATCCCGGTTATGTCCAGTTCGACATTAACGGTGGCCTCAGCTTTGGCCCATGGAATGTGAATGCCTTTGTTCAGAACCTGACCGACAGGCGCGGACTGATCGGCGGCGGCTATTACAACCAGACCAACTTCAACCGCTATTGGTTCAATCTGATCGCGCCGCGCACGGTGGGTCTGAGCCTTGACTACAGTTTCTGA
- a CDS encoding SDR family NAD(P)-dependent oxidoreductase, protein MTHPLHEHRDPVVQDSHAPTGARSRAMHALSARAAQGRFVLQSCTVCAAVAWPPRDACPQCWGELAWADQPVGACVVNQTTIHVSTDPYFRAHLPWRMGTVQLDAGPVAMAHLYGALKPGMRAVMRLMLDRGGNAALYALPAEGMSDMNDLQSDAQWREFIIPVAGRTVLVSDAAQATGRAMVRALIQAGAGLVVAGLSAPASATDADDAILGHETVRIVRLDLTDAASVAAALGMMERPLDIVINTARHVRGGGVSRDAALAKQQFAMEVSAMGLSRLAGAAAPLLAGRPQGAFVDLISVQALAGDAGFAGFAAAEAARLSLVQSLRHEMRATGVRVLTVFTGPTDDADHQSLPPPKVAPARLAAAVVDALAQGREQTCVGDVAKDAMARWLVDPALFIREINL, encoded by the coding sequence ATGACACATCCGCTTCATGAACACCGCGATCCTGTGGTGCAGGACTCCCATGCGCCTACGGGCGCGCGCAGTCGGGCTATGCATGCCCTTTCGGCCCGCGCGGCGCAGGGGCGCTTTGTACTTCAGTCCTGCACGGTCTGCGCCGCGGTGGCTTGGCCGCCGCGCGATGCCTGCCCGCAATGTTGGGGCGAACTAGCATGGGCAGATCAGCCTGTGGGAGCCTGTGTTGTCAACCAGACCACGATCCACGTCTCGACCGATCCTTATTTCCGCGCCCACTTGCCTTGGCGCATGGGCACGGTGCAACTGGACGCCGGGCCGGTGGCTATGGCCCATCTCTATGGCGCCCTAAAGCCCGGCATGCGGGCCGTGATGCGCTTGATGCTTGATCGCGGGGGCAATGCCGCCCTGTACGCTCTTCCGGCCGAGGGAATGTCCGATATGAATGATCTGCAGAGCGACGCGCAGTGGCGCGAATTTATCATTCCTGTTGCGGGCCGAACAGTTTTGGTCAGCGATGCCGCGCAGGCGACGGGGCGCGCGATGGTTCGTGCCTTGATTCAGGCGGGTGCAGGGCTGGTGGTGGCGGGGCTGAGCGCGCCGGCTTCGGCGACGGATGCCGATGATGCCATACTGGGCCACGAGACGGTGCGGATTGTTCGGCTTGATCTTACCGATGCGGCTTCGGTTGCTGCGGCGCTGGGTATGATGGAGCGCCCGCTCGACATTGTCATCAACACCGCGCGCCATGTTCGCGGCGGGGGCGTCAGCCGGGATGCAGCCTTGGCCAAGCAGCAGTTCGCCATGGAAGTATCCGCTATGGGCCTATCACGTCTGGCGGGGGCCGCTGCGCCCTTGCTGGCCGGGCGGCCTCAGGGGGCTTTCGTCGATCTGATCTCGGTTCAGGCGCTGGCGGGGGACGCCGGATTTGCCGGTTTTGCAGCGGCGGAAGCGGCTCGCCTCTCGCTGGTGCAAAGCTTGCGGCATGAAATGCGCGCCACCGGTGTTCGGGTGCTCACGGTGTTTACCGGCCCCACCGATGATGCGGATCATCAATCTCTGCCCCCGCCGAAAGTGGCGCCAGCCCGTCTGGCGGCTGCGGTTGTTGATGCTCTGGCGCAGGGCCGGGAGCAGACCTGTGTGGGCGATGTGGCAAAGGATGCCATGGCGCGCTGGCTGGTCGACCCGGCCCTTTTTATCCGGGAGATCAATCTTTAA
- a CDS encoding nuclear transport factor 2 family protein, translating to MKRWMGATWLMALALPVQAQNPAQTQEQAQQQTGPAAADAVMATVRSYVDNLNKGNTAGVVAACARESSIVDEFAPYEWHGADTCARWVSALTAHNKAIGLTKGVNTLRKPRRIDVDGDRAYVVVPADFRYTLNGQQGAEIDATFTVALHKEAGGWRITGWAWSRPELDFDY from the coding sequence ATGAAGCGATGGATGGGGGCCACCTGGCTGATGGCGCTGGCCCTGCCGGTACAGGCACAGAACCCGGCACAGACTCAGGAACAGGCGCAGCAACAGACCGGCCCTGCCGCGGCCGATGCGGTGATGGCAACCGTGCGCAGCTATGTCGACAACCTGAACAAGGGCAATACGGCCGGGGTTGTCGCAGCATGTGCCAGGGAATCGTCGATTGTCGACGAATTTGCCCCCTATGAATGGCATGGGGCCGACACCTGCGCCCGCTGGGTTTCGGCGCTGACGGCGCATAACAAGGCCATCGGGCTGACCAAGGGCGTGAACACGCTGCGCAAACCGCGTCGGATCGATGTGGACGGGGATCGCGCCTATGTCGTGGTTCCGGCCGATTTCCGCTATACGTTGAATGGCCAGCAGGGCGCGGAAATCGACGCGACCTTTACCGTCGCGCTGCACAAGGAAGCTGGCGGCTGGCGGATTACCGGCTGGGCATGGTCGCGGCCAGAGCTGGATTTCGATTACTGA
- a CDS encoding NAD(P)/FAD-dependent oxidoreductase translates to MAPRIAPVSTSLDHPAQTGVVVIGGGIVGLSTALSLAERGVPVVVLEKGRLAGEQSSRNLGWVRKVMRSVPDLPMAIAAERMWQDMPRRVGEDCGFRQAGITYVARTQEELAGHEAWLESVRGAGLDSRMLTGAEVAQFIPGSTGTWAGGITTPSDARAEPTLASSAIARAAMAKGAVIVENCAVRTLVTTGGAVSGVMTERGEIRCQHVVLAGGVWSRRFLANHGQRLLTLPLVASVLRTEPMEGPTESAVGGADFSFRKRLDGGFTITQRGALFAPLTLDHLLIGMKYLPTLVAQWKNLRVSLGREFCDDLALPRRWNTARVSPFERLRTIDPPVNQGLNDEAMRNLIAAWPVFAKARVAQAWGGMIDVTPDSMPVIGPVDRLPNLTLATGFSGHGFGTGPAAGQLAADLAMGERPFIDPHPYRLDRF, encoded by the coding sequence ATGGCGCCCCGGATTGCGCCGGTCTCGACCTCGCTGGATCATCCGGCGCAGACGGGCGTGGTGGTGATTGGCGGCGGGATCGTCGGTCTTTCCACAGCGCTCAGCCTTGCCGAACGCGGCGTGCCGGTGGTGGTGCTGGAAAAGGGGCGGCTCGCCGGCGAGCAATCCTCGCGCAATCTGGGCTGGGTGCGCAAGGTGATGCGCTCGGTGCCCGACCTGCCGATGGCCATCGCGGCCGAGCGGATGTGGCAGGACATGCCCCGGCGCGTCGGCGAGGATTGCGGCTTTCGTCAGGCCGGGATCACCTATGTCGCCCGCACGCAGGAGGAACTGGCCGGGCATGAAGCGTGGCTCGAAAGCGTTCGCGGTGCGGGGCTGGACAGCCGGATGCTGACCGGTGCCGAGGTGGCCCAATTCATTCCCGGCAGCACCGGCACATGGGCGGGCGGGATCACCACCCCCTCCGATGCCCGCGCAGAACCGACATTGGCCTCCAGCGCGATCGCCAGAGCGGCGATGGCCAAAGGCGCGGTGATCGTCGAAAACTGCGCCGTGCGCACGCTGGTCACCACCGGCGGGGCGGTCAGCGGCGTGATGACCGAACGCGGCGAGATCCGCTGTCAGCATGTCGTATTGGCCGGGGGTGTATGGTCGCGTCGCTTTCTGGCCAATCATGGCCAGCGCCTGCTGACTTTGCCGCTGGTGGCCTCGGTGCTGCGCACCGAACCGATGGAGGGACCGACCGAAAGCGCGGTGGGCGGGGCCGATTTTTCGTTCCGCAAGAGGCTCGACGGCGGTTTCACGATCACCCAGCGCGGCGCGCTCTTTGCGCCGCTGACACTGGACCATCTACTGATCGGGATGAAGTATCTGCCAACGCTCGTCGCGCAATGGAAGAATCTGCGTGTGTCGCTGGGGCGTGAATTTTGCGACGATCTGGCCCTGCCCCGGCGGTGGAACACGGCGCGTGTCTCGCCCTTCGAACGGCTGCGCACCATTGATCCACCAGTCAATCAGGGCCTGAATGATGAAGCGATGCGCAATCTGATCGCGGCTTGGCCGGTGTTTGCCAAGGCGCGCGTGGCGCAGGCATGGGGCGGGATGATCGACGTGACGCCCGATTCCATGCCCGTCATCGGCCCGGTGGATCGGCTGCCCAATCTGACGCTGGCCACCGGATTTTCGGGCCATGGCTTTGGCACAGGGCCTGCGGCCGGGCAACTGGCCGCTGATCTGGCCATGGGCGAGCGGCCCTTTATCGACCCGCATCCCTATCGCCTCGACCGTTTCTGA
- a CDS encoding aldehyde dehydrogenase family protein, with translation MTLPPAPTLPSGRLLIDGALVEPLRSDRTLAAIDPATGRTIMQFPACDADDVDRAVQAAHRCFESEAWQMMRPLDRGRLLERLALLVERERDDLAALESLDSGKLLAVTSAIDLQFTIDGLRYFGGWASKVTGETVTHSPLVAEPAVYRAFTQRRPVGVVAGITPWNFPIGQAIQKIAPAIAFGCTVVLKPSEETSLTALRLGELIAEAGFPAGAVNIVTGDGAVGAALVDHPLVRKIAFTGSNATGQSILQGAARSMKRVTLELGGKSPTIVLADADLDRAIVGAAGAIFANSGQICTAGSRLLIEAPVYDRVVEGVCRIAQDLRLGSPFDAATQMGPLISARQRDRVGALVSAGLAQGAAALTGAARREGEGWFYRPTVLAGVRADMTVMREEIFGPVVCAVKVEDRADIVRMANDTSFGLAASIWTRDIDAAHLLADRIDAGTVWINTHNVLDLAMPFGGNKLSGVGREFGSEAMQAFTEPKAVCFRLDRAAAGF, from the coding sequence ATGACTTTACCTCCCGCGCCCACCTTGCCTTCGGGCCGGTTGCTGATCGACGGCGCTCTGGTCGAGCCGCTGCGCTCCGATCGGACCCTTGCGGCCATTGATCCGGCAACCGGGCGCACCATTATGCAATTTCCGGCCTGCGATGCCGATGATGTCGATCGCGCGGTACAGGCCGCTCACCGCTGTTTTGAAAGCGAGGCTTGGCAGATGATGCGCCCGCTTGATCGCGGACGTTTGCTGGAAAGGCTGGCTCTGCTGGTCGAGCGCGAGCGGGACGATCTGGCCGCGCTGGAATCGCTCGACAGCGGCAAACTGCTGGCGGTGACCAGTGCGATCGATCTGCAGTTCACCATCGACGGCCTGCGCTATTTCGGCGGCTGGGCCTCCAAGGTGACGGGTGAGACCGTGACGCATTCGCCGTTGGTGGCCGAACCTGCGGTCTATCGCGCCTTTACCCAGCGGCGTCCGGTGGGCGTGGTCGCGGGCATCACGCCGTGGAATTTTCCCATCGGTCAGGCGATCCAGAAGATTGCGCCGGCCATCGCCTTTGGCTGCACGGTCGTGCTCAAGCCATCGGAGGAAACCTCGCTGACGGCCTTGCGGCTGGGCGAATTGATCGCGGAGGCGGGCTTTCCGGCGGGCGCGGTCAATATAGTGACGGGCGATGGAGCGGTGGGCGCGGCTTTGGTCGATCATCCCCTCGTGCGCAAGATCGCCTTTACCGGATCAAATGCCACGGGGCAGTCGATCCTGCAGGGCGCGGCCCGTTCGATGAAACGGGTGACGCTGGAACTGGGCGGCAAGTCACCGACCATCGTGCTGGCCGATGCCGATTTGGACCGCGCGATTGTTGGGGCGGCGGGTGCGATCTTTGCCAATTCCGGCCAGATCTGCACCGCTGGTTCGCGCCTCTTGATCGAGGCGCCCGTCTATGACCGCGTGGTGGAGGGCGTGTGCCGGATCGCGCAAGATCTACGGCTTGGCTCGCCCTTTGATGCCGCAACCCAGATGGGGCCGCTGATTTCGGCCCGTCAACGCGACCGGGTGGGCGCTCTGGTATCCGCCGGTCTTGCGCAAGGTGCGGCCGCGCTGACCGGAGCGGCGAGGCGCGAGGGCGAGGGCTGGTTCTACCGTCCCACTGTGCTGGCGGGCGTCCGCGCCGATATGACGGTGATGCGCGAGGAAATCTTTGGCCCGGTGGTCTGCGCGGTCAAGGTGGAGGACCGGGCCGACATCGTGCGCATGGCCAATGACACGAGCTTCGGCCTTGCCGCCAGCATCTGGACCCGAGATATTGACGCGGCGCATCTGCTGGCCGACCGGATTGATGCGGGCACGGTCTGGATCAACACACATAATGTGCTGGATCTGGCCATGCCGTTTGGCGGCAACAAATTGTCGGGCGTGGGTCGCGAATTTGGCAGCGAGGCCATGCAGGCTTTTACCGAGCCCAAGGCGGTCTGTTTTCGGCTGGACCGCGCGGCGGCGGGGTTCTGA